The Bacteroidota bacterium genome contains the following window.
AGCAATACCTGATTTGATCATTACAAGCTCAGCAGCCCGTGCATTTCAAAGTAGTTTGCATTATGCTGAAGTTTTTGGTTTTCCTAAAGAAAAAATTCTATTAATAGATTTTATATATGATCATTTTGATGTGAATGACTTGAAGGATTTATTGGTCGAAACAGCTCAAGAATCAAATACTGTTTTTCTATTTGGGCATAACCCAACTTTGGCAGATTTAGCCTATGATTTGAGTGGTACTTTCAATGATTTTCTGCCAACTTCCGGGGCTGTGGGAATTGATTTCAAGATAGATGACTGGAAGAAAATAAAGAAAAAATCAGGGCTTGTTGTTTTTTTTGAATACCCAAAGAAGCAATAAGAGAATCAAGCAAAAGACTGCAGATCTTCACAATATCAAGGAACATTTTCAAGAGTGCGAAAATATTTCCAACTAATAACAAGAATCAAAAATGACAGATAACTATAGGAATAAGGAAATTAGCTGGCTTCACTTTAATGAAAGGGTTTTGCAAGAAGCAGAATGCGAAGATGTTCCTTTACTTGAACGGATACGTTTTTTAGGAATTTTCTCCAATAATCAGGATGAGTTTTTTCGGG
Protein-coding sequences here:
- a CDS encoding histidine phosphatase family protein, producing MKRLIIIRHSKAEEQKFGMRDFDRKLAKRGQLEAPIIAEKLKSLQAIPDLIITSSAARAFQSSLHYAEVFGFPKEKILLIDFIYDHFDVNDLKDLLVETAQESNTVFLFGHNPTLADLAYDLSGTFNDFLPTSGAVGIDFKIDDWKKIKKKSGLVVFFEYPKKQ